The Legionella adelaidensis genomic interval CGAAATATACTTCATCGGCAATGCCGGTCGAGCGCATATAGGCTTCGGCCCTTTGAGCGATAGAACGCGGGTCCCGGTCATACCCTAACATAGTTTGAGGATCCACCACGTTACAGCGAATAATTAATGTACTTTCTTGGTAGAAAGGATCAGGTAAAATAGTAGAGAGATCGGGAACTAATGCTAAATCGGATTGGTGAATCTTCTGCCATCCCTTAATGGAAGAACCGTCGAACATTTTGCCATACTCCAAAAATTCTTCATCAACCGAAGAAATGGGAATAGTGATATGTTGTTCTTTGCCTAAGGTATCAGTAAATCGTAAGTCAACAAATTTGGCTTCATACTTATTTATAGCATCTAATACTTCATTTTTGCTCATTCTTCTCTCCATGATTTGCTTCGATTAGTGTACCTTAAGTGACTTGTCAAACCCAATAGATTAAACTAATCATTTTGCTTAGAAGCTTTGCTAATGGGCGCTTATCAATACCAAGCTCTAAAAAAATCAGGATCTTCTTGTAAAGGAATAATTGAAGCTGATTCGGAGAGACATGCTAGACAATTATTACGGGACCAGGGGTTGGTGCCTACTCATATTTATACATTAAAAAAAACCAAACAAATAAGTCATAAAAATAGACTTTCTGCACAAAATTTATCATTGTTTACTCGTCAATTAGCTACACTATTGTCCGCCGGTATTCCCATAGAAGAGTCTCTACGAGGGGTAAGTGAGCAAACCGAAAAAGATAAAATAAGGCAATTGATTATTGGCATACGATCGAAGGTTTTAGAAGGGTTTTCATTAGCCCAAGCCTTGGGTGAGTATCCGAATGCTTTTCCTGAGCTTTACAGGGCAACTGTAGCTGCTGGGGAACAAACGGGTAAATTAGATGTGGTACTAGAAAAACTGGCTGATTATACGGAAAAACAGCAAGCAACACGGCAAAAAATTCAACAGGCTTTAATTTATCCTTCGTTAATGATCATTGTATCCATAGCGATTATCAGCTTTTTATTAGCCTTTGTAGTTCCCAAAATTATTGAGGTTTTTAGTGGAAGTGGACAAGCTCTCCCACAAATGACACTTGTTCTCATTGGCATAAGCCACTTTACCAAAAACTATGGTTTTTATTTGTTAGGATTTTTAATTATTTTATTATTCATTTTTATGAAAAGTCTTTCCTACGCCCCAATTCAAACCATATGGCA includes:
- the gspF gene encoding type II secretion system inner membrane protein GspF, which gives rise to MGAYQYQALKKSGSSCKGIIEADSERHARQLLRDQGLVPTHIYTLKKTKQISHKNRLSAQNLSLFTRQLATLLSAGIPIEESLRGVSEQTEKDKIRQLIIGIRSKVLEGFSLAQALGEYPNAFPELYRATVAAGEQTGKLDVVLEKLADYTEKQQATRQKIQQALIYPSLMIIVSIAIISFLLAFVVPKIIEVFSGSGQALPQMTLVLIGISHFTKNYGFYLLGFLIILLFIFMKSLSYAPIQTIWHRTLLKIPMIAYLIKSINVARYIHTFSILFAAGVSVLETMRVATSLINNRIMREAFENAALKVKEGSAISQALKDTGFLNPMAVHLIASGEKSGQLAPMMERAALHMDNEVKRVIDTALTLLEPLVIIMMGGVVLFIVLSTLLPIFSMEQLVG